In one Microbacterium invictum genomic region, the following are encoded:
- a CDS encoding thiamine pyrophosphate-dependent dehydrogenase E1 component subunit alpha, with translation MHAGPASSEPAASGDSGPDARFVRLLDADGSLSPTSAAEPYLAVIEALSDAELEGLYRDMAEIRAFDVQATNLQRQGQLALWPPSFGQEAAQVGSARAARAQDHVFPSYREHVVARIRGVDPVDIIRLMRGLTHGGWDPTDPRNGNTHIYTLVLGAQTLHATGLAMGLVFDGRSGTGDVERDEAVIVYYGDGASSQGDVHEAMVFAASYQTPEVFFLQNNQWAISVPVATQSRSPLYRRGDGYGIPAVPIDGNDVLASYAVTRVALDEARTGQGPRAIEAITYRMGAHTTSDDPTKYRTSDEEQAWARRDPIARMASYLRSRGASEAFFADVEASASALADDTRVRTNALGGIPTDLMFDHVYSEPHPLVDEQQRWLADYEASFEEGAS, from the coding sequence CCCCGCCTCGTCTGAACCCGCCGCTTCGGGAGACTCCGGCCCCGACGCCCGTTTCGTCCGCCTCCTCGACGCCGACGGTTCGCTCTCACCGACGTCCGCGGCCGAGCCCTACCTCGCCGTCATCGAGGCGTTGAGCGACGCCGAGCTCGAGGGCCTCTACCGCGACATGGCCGAGATCCGCGCCTTCGACGTGCAGGCGACGAATCTGCAGCGCCAGGGCCAGCTCGCGCTCTGGCCGCCGAGCTTCGGCCAGGAGGCCGCCCAGGTCGGGTCGGCCCGCGCCGCGCGCGCTCAGGACCACGTCTTCCCCTCCTACCGCGAGCACGTCGTCGCCCGCATCCGCGGTGTCGACCCGGTCGACATCATCCGCCTCATGCGCGGGCTCACCCACGGCGGCTGGGATCCCACCGATCCCCGAAACGGCAACACCCACATCTACACCCTCGTGCTCGGCGCCCAGACGCTGCACGCCACCGGGCTCGCGATGGGCCTGGTGTTCGACGGTCGCAGCGGCACCGGCGACGTCGAGCGCGACGAGGCGGTCATCGTCTACTACGGCGACGGCGCCTCCAGTCAGGGCGACGTGCACGAGGCGATGGTCTTCGCCGCGAGCTACCAGACTCCCGAGGTGTTCTTCCTCCAGAACAACCAGTGGGCGATCTCGGTGCCGGTCGCCACGCAGTCGCGCTCGCCCCTGTACCGCCGCGGCGACGGGTACGGCATCCCCGCCGTCCCGATCGACGGCAACGACGTGCTCGCCAGCTACGCCGTGACCCGTGTCGCGCTCGACGAGGCGCGCACCGGGCAGGGACCGCGGGCGATCGAGGCGATCACCTATCGGATGGGCGCCCACACCACCAGCGACGACCCGACGAAGTACCGCACCTCCGACGAGGAGCAGGCCTGGGCCCGCCGGGACCCGATCGCCCGGATGGCGAGCTACCTGCGTTCACGGGGAGCCTCCGAGGCGTTCTTCGCCGACGTCGAGGCCTCGGCCAGCGCCCTCGCCGACGACACGCGCGTGCGCACCAACGCCCTCGGCGGCATCCCGACAGACCTCATGTTCGACCACGTGTACTCCGAGCCTCACCCG